The following proteins come from a genomic window of Lolium rigidum isolate FL_2022 chromosome 5, APGP_CSIRO_Lrig_0.1, whole genome shotgun sequence:
- the LOC124653354 gene encoding transcription factor WRKY19-like, with translation MESLVDGNGGGSRRVMTELSHIQELVKQLDVQLGGCPDLCKHLAAQIVTVTEKSIGMIMSGHFHGPKRSATDAGIDSPAFPATPSPTGGVSGMPKKRKMMEKGDRRVRVSSAAGGADAREDDGFSWRKYGQKEILGAQHPRAYYRCTHRKTQGCAAIKQVQRADEDPTLYDVTYHGTHTCLHKTAAAAKVQPATPNPDAGSLLRSLSSSLTVNTEGLTPGPQQSTPFSFSSPSVSGLTAPPEHYTFSTPSMSENCFGQGVSLSPSLPELSPATSDWSYIPFEEDSSIVSALVSGTSIPETAFSLDELFDPNFDVSFFLAEM, from the exons ATGGAGAGCTTGGTGGACGGCAACGGAGGAGGTAGCCGTCGGGTGATGACCGAGCTGAGCCACATCCAAGAGCTGGTGAAGCAGCTCGACGTGCAGCTGGGAGGCTGTCCCGACCTCTGCAAGCACCTGGCGGCGCAGATCGTCACCGTCACCGAGAAATCCATCGGCATGATTATGTCCGGGCATTTCCACGGCCCCAAGCGCTCTGCCACCGACGCCGGCATCGACTCGCCGGCCTTCCCCGCAACGCCCAGCCCCACCGGTGGCGTCTCCGGCATGCCTAAGAAGAG GAAGATGATGGAGAAAGGGGATCGTCGGGTTAGGGTGAGCTCGGCGGCAGGAGGAGCGGATGCCCGAGAGGACGACGGCTTCAGCTGGAGGAAGTACGGGCAGAAGGAGATCCTTGGAGCCCAGCACCCAAG GGCATACTACCGTTGCACGCACCGGAAAACTCAGGGATGCGCGGCGATCAAGCAGGTGCAGCGCGCCGACGAGGACCCGACGCTCTACGACGTGACCTACCACGGCACGCACACGTGCCTTCACAAGACGGCGGCAGCGGCCAAGGTGCAGCCGGCGACGCCGAACCCGGACGCGGGCAGCCTTCTGAGGAGCCTGAGCTCGAGCCTGACGGTGAACACCGAGGGCCTCACGCCCGGGCCTCAGCAGTCCACGCCCTTCAGTTTCTCCTCGCCGTCCGTGAGCGGCCTGACGGCGCCGCCGGAGCACTACACGTTCTCCACTCCGTCGATGTCGGAGAACTGTTTCGGGCAGGGCGTGTCGCTCTCGCCGTCCCTGCCTGAACTCTCACCGGCGACCTCGGACTGGAGCTACATCCCGTTCGAGGAAGATTCGAGCATAGTGTCCGCGCTGGTCTCTGGGACGAGTATACCGGAGACCGCCTTCTCCCTCGACGAGTTGTTCGACCCCAACTTTGACGTTTCTTTCTTCCTTGCCGAGATGTGA